A stretch of the Aphis gossypii isolate Hap1 chromosome 2, ASM2018417v2, whole genome shotgun sequence genome encodes the following:
- the LOC114130615 gene encoding zinc transporter ZIP3-like: MAADGETGEDGSSAVLAKILAMAFLGVSSFVAGSTPVCVFERLGIRRRGRGAANTALRLILNFGGGVLLCTTFLHLLPEVREGVEKLTADGRLDKDSPLSGLLAELIMCTGFFFMYSIEELVHGFAGGDCHAHHSGGSDHSIADRGHGEDVAATPQQRRIDAVTVAGGGGGCQTNAVAYDKMDGGAGRVANYNSCMSSVELAAADKKSATTVRKPVSAVPSSASESVVRGFLVVGALSIHELFEGLAVGLEKNPTQVWSLTVAVACHKLVIAFYVGLQMLSDRTKPLLAHCSILLFAVTSPIGIGIGTLVSNLEETKSVVLFSVILQGLATGTLMYVVFFEVLKPSPGNLQLKQRILRLVFIAIGFVSMLSIQLLISESD; the protein is encoded by the exons ATGGCGGCGGACGGGGAGACGGGCGAAGACGGCTCGTCGGCGGTGCTGGCGAAAATACTGGCCATGGCGTTCCTGGGCGTGTCGTCGTTCGTGGCCGGCAGCACGCCGGTGTGCGTGTTCGAGCGGCTGGGCATCAGGCGGCGCGGTCGCGGCGCCGCCAACACCGCTCTCCGGTTGATACTCAACTTCGGCGGCGGCGTGCTGCTGTGCACCACGTTCTTGCACCTGTTGCCCGAGGTCCGGGAGGGCGTCGAGAAGCTGACCGCGGACGGGAGGCTCGACAAGGACTCGCCGCTGTCCGGCCTGCTGGCCGAGCTCATCATGTGCACGGGCTTCTTCTTCATGTACTCCATCGAGGAGCTGGTGCACGGGTTCGCGGGCGGCGACTGTCACGCGCACCACAGCGGCGGCAGCGACCACAGCATCGCGGACCGCGGCCACGGCGAGGACGTGGCCGCGACGCCGCAACAGCGCCGCATCGACGCGGTCACCGTCgcgggcggcggcggcggctgccAAACGAACGCCGTCGCGTACGACAAGATGGACGGCGGCGCCGGGCGGGTGGCCAACTACAACTCGTGCATGTCGTCCGTCGAGCTGGCGGCGGCCGACAAGAAGTCGGCGACGACCGTCAGGAAACCGGTGTCGGCCGTACCGTCGTCGGCGTCCGAGTCGGTGGTCCGCGGCTTCTTGGTCGTCGGCGCGCTCAGCATACACGAACTGTTCGAAGGCCTGGCCGTCGGTCTGGAGAAAAATCCCACTCAG GTTTGGTCACTTACTGTGGCCGTTGCATGTCATAAGCTGGTCATAGCATTTTACGTCGGATTACAGATGCTTTCGGATAGGACGAAGCCATTGCTGGCGCACTGTTCAATATTGCTTTTTGCTGTCACGTCTCCGATAGGTATTGGTATAGGCACATTGGTCAGCAATCTTGAAGAAACAAAAAGCGTGGTCCTATTTTCAGTCATTCTACAAGGATTAGCTACTGGTACATTGATGTATGTGGTGTTCTTTGAAGTGCTCAAACCGTCTCCTGGAAATTTACAACTTAAACAAAGAATATTACGACTAGTATTTATTGCCATTGGTTTTGTGTCAATGCTTTCAATTCAATTGCTTATATCCGAAtccgattaa